GTGTCAAGGCAAACGCTATAACCGTGAAACGTTAGAGGTGACCTACAAAGGTAAAAATATTTCTGATGTTTTAGCGATGACGGTAGAGGAGTCGTTAGACTTTTTTGAAAATATTCCTCGTATTAAGCGAAAAGTCCAAACACTTTATGATGTAGGCCTTGGCTATATGAAACTTGGACAGCCTGCTACAACCTTATCAGGAGGGGAAGCGCAGCGTGTTAAACTGGCTTCCCAACTGCACCGGCGTTCTAATGGAAAGACTTTTTATATTTTAGACGAACCAACCACGGGGTTACATGTGGCTGATATTGATCGCTTATTGAAAGTGCTCCAGCGCCTTGTAGATAACGGGGATACAGTGCTTGTTATTGAGCATAATTTAGATGTGATTAAAACAGTGGATCACATTATTGACCTTGGACCAGAAGGTGGAGATAAAGGTGGAACCTTAGTAGCACAAGGGACGCCTGAAGAAGTAGCTAAAGTGAAAGGATCCTATACAGGCGAATTTTTAAAGCCGGTACTCGAACGGGAACGGGCTAGAATGTCAGAAAGAATGAAGGAAAAAGAGCAGGCTGGATCCGCTTCATAACGAGTCCCTGGATACATAATGTATCCAGGGGTTCCTTTTATGACAGTTGCAAAACGACTAATGGTGTTTTTTAGTGTTAACTTTAGTAATATGACTTTATAATAGAAAGTGAAGAGGGTAAATACCTTATATGGCCAAAGCCTACCTATATATACGATATATCACAGATCACCGTCTGTAAAACTCTGCTCAAAATAGAGAGGTGGTAGTAGACGCTAAGTCATGATTGACTCAACGTCCAATGAGTGGAAGAAGAAAAAAAAGCTCACTGATGAAAGGTTTGATATGTTTGCCTTTTGAAACCTCAACCTCTATTATGACGTAAATTATGATTAATAATAAAAGGAGGAATTCCCATGCATGAAGAGAGAAAAATGATACTAAAGATGATTGAAGACGGGAAAATTTCAGCTGAGGAAGGGTTACAGCTCTTAAATGCATTAAAGGAAAATGGTAAGAGTGATGCCACACCAGAGCGGTCGAAAGGGGACGAACAAGCTAGAGGGCCTCATAGTGAGACCATGGACAGCGAAAAGGAGACAACGAAAAAACAGACGGATTATTATATGACGAAAGATGTTAAGTGGGATAAAGAAGGCTATCGTCGGTCTCAAGAAAAAACCTCTTCTTTTGCTACGAAATTTTCAGAGTTTATCGATGAAGCGGTTCATAAAATAAAGGAAGTAGATTTAGATTTTAATTTTGGGTCATCTGTTGACGTCCATCATATCTTTCAGCATCGCGATGCGCCTGTAAAGGATGTTGATATTCGTATAGAGAATGGGAATATTACCCTTCTTCCTTGGGGAGAAGAGGATATACGAGTGGAATGTCATGTGAAAGTGTATAAGGTACGAGATACGGAAGAAGCACGACGACAATTTTTAAACGATGTGACGTTTGATTATAATGATGAAAAACTTAAGCTAGAATCTCGTAAAAAATCGATGAAAGTTAACACGATGATATATGTACCAAAAAAAGAACTGGAAAAAATCAAACTTTATGCGTTTAACGGCAAAATTGCAGGGGAAAATGTGGCAGTAAGGAGTATTGATAGTCGTACAGTCAACGGCAAAATCACGTTTAACGAGCTAAATGCTGAGAGTGTGCAGT
The DNA window shown above is from Salipaludibacillus agaradhaerens and carries:
- a CDS encoding DUF4097 family beta strand repeat-containing protein, with the protein product MHEERKMILKMIEDGKISAEEGLQLLNALKENGKSDATPERSKGDEQARGPHSETMDSEKETTKKQTDYYMTKDVKWDKEGYRRSQEKTSSFATKFSEFIDEAVHKIKEVDLDFNFGSSVDVHHIFQHRDAPVKDVDIRIENGNITLLPWGEEDIRVECHVKVYKVRDTEEARRQFLNDVTFDYNDEKLKLESRKKSMKVNTMIYVPKKELEKIKLYAFNGKIAGENVAVRSIDSRTVNGKITFNELNAESVQLETVNGTVSLDHLNAGQCDVKTMNGTVALKTVRGDLEAETLNGTIHYTLLKTSDARAYIKTTTGSVNVHLPENIKAEGELKSSVGGIKCDLPAMSVIDEKKEFASKKMSFLSNKQAEASFYIEAEAATGTISVHN